AGATATCTCGCTTAGCGAGCTAGGCGTCCAGCCGATGCATCTTAATTATATTATGATACCCCCTCCTATAAAGTCCCCTTTTGGGGATTTAGGGGTTTTTTTTACATTAAAAATTCGTTAGGTTTTTCCTCAATCGGTTCTATCTAATTTACAGTATATAGTTAAATGTGTGTACCTTTTTTCATTTTTCTTAGGTATTTCCTTGCTTATGTGTGCGCGCTGTAGGATTCCAGCGCAAGCACACATAAGGTTTTTCCTAATGATTTTTTATACACACATTTATACACACATTGCAATGTGTGTACTTTTTTTATCAATGTGTGTACTTTTTCAATTTTAATCCTTTTTTCCCCTCGCGCCTTGCCCGTGAACTATCGGGTAAGGAGTAGCGAGAACGAACCAACCACCTTTGCTGCGTTAGGCAGTAAAGGAGTAGGTTGGAGAGTCAATAATTAAAAAAAACTTGTCGCAGACAAGTTGCATTTTTATTATTATTTTGTTAGATTATATTGTTATACGTTAAGTATTTTTTGATATAATATAAGTGTATTCATCTGACAACAAAAATAATTATTATTTAATTTTAATATCAAATAAATGTTAAAATAATTAATGACTCTATGTATATGTTTGTCAGATGACATATATGTAGGGTCATTTTTGTTTTGTAAAGCTCACATTAAAATATAAAAAAATAGTTATATAAATCCCACTCTCGCAAAGACAAAGATTTATATAACTATCCACGAAAGGATGCATTAAATGCAAAACCTTAATTTAAACATAGACGCATTTATTGATAAAATAAATTACTATGTTACTTATATTATAACATTTTTAAAATATGTTTTTAACAGTATTATTGCAATCAAAAACGTTGATTTCAGTTTATTCAATATACCAAATAGTATAGGAATAATTTGTCATTTTCTTTTTGCTATTTTTTGCATTTTAATCTTTATCACTTTATTAGTTTTTTTAGGTTCTATCTTTAACATTATAAAAACAATAATCAAATGTTTTTTAAAACCATTTAAATTATTATTTAAATTAATTAAATGGATTTTCTCACCTAAATCAGAATTAAAACAACCAATTAAAACTAATAACTTGAATCAATATGATTTAAACAAATTACAAAGAAAGATAAATGATTTAGAATACAAACTTAATTTACAAAAAAGACAAAATGTAATTAAACCATTTGAAAACAAATATCAAAAAAGAGGTTAAATTATGAAAAACAATAATCACAAAAACCCAAAAAATAAAATATTTATCATTTGGGGTTTATTTATTAGTGGAGTTATTCTTGTTTTTTTAATACTTCTTTTATTAGCTATTAATAAACCTCAACCTAAAACTGATACCCAAAATCCACAACATTTAAATTCTAAAATTAATAATCAACAAGAACAACAAACCTATAATGCAATTATTAAAAAAATTGAAAAAGAAGTTGATAAATTAACCCAACAACAAGAACAAACTCCATCACTTAAATATCCTCCCACAATTAATTATTACGGTGGTAATGAAAAAAAGATTCACGATATAGAAGAATACGACCAAGATACAGGTAAAAAA
This region of Aster yellows witches'-broom phytoplasma AYWB genomic DNA includes:
- a CDS encoding DUF2963 domain-containing protein; the protein is MKNNNHKNPKNKIFIIWGLFISGVILVFLILLLLAINKPQPKTDTQNPQHLNSKINNQQEQQTYNAIIKKIEKEVDKLTQQQEQTPSLKYPPTINYYGGNEKKIHDIEEYDQDTGKKIKETYYDFNGIVGYIAKYSKDTGDIIQKTFYNPDGTEKKVKHFN